The Paralichthys olivaceus isolate ysfri-2021 chromosome 9, ASM2471397v2, whole genome shotgun sequence genome contains a region encoding:
- the tmem33 gene encoding transmembrane protein 33 — MADTNQQSPPPPPPPQLGPVQFLMSNKLETAMWLSRLFTVYCSVMFILPVLGPYAAANFYQRALLANALTSALRLHQRLPRFQLSREFLAQALQEDSCHYLLYSLILVNSYPITMSIFPVFLFSLLHATTYTKKVLDSVGPNSLMFIRNLLDKLTANQQNILKFIACNEIFLMPATVFMLFSGQGSLLLPFIYYRFLTLRYTSRRNPYCRTLFTELRILLEHFIMKPACPAFFRRMCLSSIAFISRLAPTGV; from the exons ATGGCtgacacaaaccaacaaagcccccctcctcctccccctccccagtTAGGACCTGTG cAATTTTTAATGAGCAACAAGCTTGAAACTGCGATGTGGCTGTCACGACTCTTCACCGTCTACTGCTCCGTAATGTTTATTCTACCAGTTTTGGG ACCCTATGCAGCAGCAAACTTCTATCAGAGAGCTTTGTTGGCGAACGCCCTCACCAGCGCTCTTCGCCTGCATCAAAGACTTCCACGCTTCCAGCTGAGCAGAGAGTTCCTGGCACAGGCTCTTCAAGAGGACAGCTGCCATTACCTGCTCTACTCACTCATCCTGGTCAACTCCTACCCCATCACAA TGAGCATTTTCCcagtcttcctcttctccttgcTTCATGCAACTACCTACACAAAGAAAGTGCTGGAT TCCGTTGGCCCCAACAGCTTGATGTTCATCAGAAACCTCCTGGACAAACTAACAGCCAATCAGCAGAACATCCTCAAGTTCATCGCCTGCAATGAGATCTTCTTGATGCCAGCCACTGTCTTCATGCTTTTCAG TGGCCAGGGAAGCTTGCTTCTACCTTTCATTTACTACAGATTTCTCACTCTCCGCTACACATCCAGAAGAAACCCATACTGCCG CACCTTGTTCACAGAGCTGCGGATTCTTCTGGAGCATTTCATCATGAAGCCTGCCTGTCCCGCCTTCTTCAGGAGGATGTGCCTCAGCAGTATCGCCTTCATCAGCCGCCTCGCCCCCACGGGTGTCTGA
- the bbs7 gene encoding Bardet-Biedl syndrome 7 protein isoform X1, which produces MELHLNRVDYIQVGVTSQKTMRLLPALGKKATQKVAIADHDGILTCFGMKKGEAVPVFKTLPGQKISRIDLGGAAGTPQEKIFVCSGSQVRGFTKKGKQFLTFDANLTETINAMHVSGADLFVCASYIYNHYCDCKDQDYYLSGDKINDITCLSSENLTRLIPVLACQDRVLRVLQGSELAYDIEVPGPPSVLEMYNKDGGEEVLFGTTDGKIGLVQIGEHSASTKWEIDNDKKKGGILCIDTYDIIGDGVNDILVGRDDGTVEVYGFDSSSEPTLRFDHVLSESVTSIQGGCVGKESYDEVLTATYTGWVTGLTTEPQKTEAGPGDEVRMSKETQSKVEALRAELDQLQVKVLQGRELYQQTSQSSTAVSAVPVFSINDKFTLCQDDASYSLTLEVQTAIDNLLLQSDVPIDLLDVDKNSAVVSFSECDSEQPNGNFLLATYRCQANTTRLELKVRSIEGQYGTLQAYITPRLQPKTCQVRQYQIKPLSLHQRTHSIDQDRPMNRLSLVGQFSFAEIHSWVVFCLPEVPEKTPAGESITFHFQNTFLGTQLEANYCKGEGHFRSDNISTISILSDVLSKEATKRKINLNISYDINDDSVSHTLNMIHPKLEYQLLLARKVQLIDALKELQVHEGNADFLIPEYRNILDESVNLLEEYKKQPAHLERLYGMITDLFIDKFKFKGQNVKTKVSSLLEILDNYDLNSLLDFFSEA; this is translated from the exons ATGGAGCTGCACCTGAACCGAGTGGATTACATCCAG GTCGGTGTGACCTCTCAGAAGACGATGAGGCTGCTGCCAGCATTGGGAAAAAAAGCCACTCAAAAG GTTGCTATTGCTGATCACGATGGTATCTTGACATGTTTTGGGATGAAGAAGGGAGAAGCAGTG CCTGTGTTTAAAACGCTCCCCGGGcagaaaatatccagaataGACCTCGGAGGAGCTGCGGGGACGCCGCAGGAGAAGATCTTTGTTTGTTCTGGTTCTCAGGTCCGAGGATTCACCAAGAAAGGAAAACAGTTCCTCACCTTTGATGCCAACCTCACTGAGACCATTAATGCCAT GCACGTCTCAGGCGCTGACCTCTTTGTTTGTGCAAGTTACATCTACAACCACTACTGTGACTGCAAGGACCAGGACTACTATCTGTCTGGAGACAAAATCAATGATATCACGTGTTTGTCATCAGAGAACCTGACTCGCCTCATTCCGGTCCTCGCATGCCAAGATCGGGTTCTCCGAGTCTTGCAG GGATCTGAGCTTGCATATGACATTGAAGTCCCCGGTCCTCCGTCCGTCTTAGAAATGTACAACAAAGACGGAG GAGAGGAAGTTCTCTTTGGAACTACAGATGGTAAAATTGGTTTGGTCCAGATCGGTGAGCACTCAGCTTCAACCAAATGGGAGATCgacaatgacaaaaagaaaggaG GAATTCTTTGCATTGATACTTACgacattattggagatggagtGAATGACATTCTGGTGGGCAGAGATGACGGGACAGTAGAAGTTTACGGTTTCGACAGCTCCAGTGAACCCACTTTACGCTTTGATCAT GTTCTATCAGAGAGCGTGACTTCCATCCAGGGTGGCTGCGTGGGGAAGGAGTCTTATGATGAGGTCTTGACTGCCACATACACAG GATGGGTCACAGGTTTAACCACTGAGCCCCAGAAGACCGAGGCCGGCCCTGGAGACGAGGTCAGGATGAGTAAGGAGACTCAGTCCAAAGTAGAAGCACTCAG GGCCGAGCTGGACCAGCTGCAGGTCAAAGTCCTGCAGGGACGAGAGCTATACCAGCAGACGTCTCAGTCGAGCACGGCCGTCTCCGCTGTGCCCGTCTTTAGCATTAATGACAAGTTCACCCTCTGCCAGGACGACGCCAGCTACAGCCTCACTCTGGAGGTTCAGACCGCCATCGACAATCTGCTGCTCCAG AGCGACGTCCCCATTGACCTGCTGGATGTGGATAAAAACTCAGCTGTTGTGAGTTTCAGTGAATGTGACTCTGAG CAGCCCAACGGGAACTTCCTCCTGGCCACGTACAGATGTCAGGCGAACACAACCAGACTTGAGCTCAAG GTGAGGTCCATTGAGGGGCAATATGGAACCCTGCAGGCCTACATTACCCCAAGATTGCAACCCAAGACCTGCCAGGTCCGCCAGTACCAGATCAAACCTCTGTCCCTCCACCAGCGCACACACAGCATAGACCAAGACAG GCCCATGAACAGGCTCAGTCTGGTGGGACAGTTCAGTTTTGCTGAGATCCACTCCTGGGTGGTCTTCTGTTTGCCAGAGGTCCCTGAGAAAACACCAGCAGGAGAGAGCATCACTTTTCATTTCCAGAACACTTTCCTCGGCACACAGCTTGAAGCCAATTACTG CAAAGGAGAGGGTCACTTCAGGTCAGACAACATCTCCACCATCTCCATACTAAGTGATGTCCTCTCTAAAGAAGCCACCAAGAGGAAAATCAACCTCAACATTTCATACG ATATCAACGATGACTCTGTGAGTCACACACTCAACATGATCCATCCAAAGCTGGAGTACCAGTTGTTGCTGGCTAGAAAGGTTCAGCTAATTGATGCTCTTAAA GAGCTTCAGGTTCACGAGGGGAACGCCGACTTCCTTATCCCAGAGTATCGCAACATCTTAGACGAGTCCGTGAATCTCCTCGAGGAGTACAAGAAGCAGCCGGCACACCTCGAGAGGCTTTATG GAATGATCACAGACCTCTTCATTGACAAGTTCAAATTCAAAGGGCAGAATGTGAAAACCAAAGTCTCCTCATTACTGGAGATACTCGATAATTATGACCTGAATTCTCTGTTAGACTTTTTCAGTGAGGCATGA
- the bbs7 gene encoding Bardet-Biedl syndrome 7 protein isoform X2, with protein sequence MRLLPALGKKATQKVAIADHDGILTCFGMKKGEAVPVFKTLPGQKISRIDLGGAAGTPQEKIFVCSGSQVRGFTKKGKQFLTFDANLTETINAMHVSGADLFVCASYIYNHYCDCKDQDYYLSGDKINDITCLSSENLTRLIPVLACQDRVLRVLQGSELAYDIEVPGPPSVLEMYNKDGGEEVLFGTTDGKIGLVQIGEHSASTKWEIDNDKKKGGILCIDTYDIIGDGVNDILVGRDDGTVEVYGFDSSSEPTLRFDHVLSESVTSIQGGCVGKESYDEVLTATYTGWVTGLTTEPQKTEAGPGDEVRMSKETQSKVEALRAELDQLQVKVLQGRELYQQTSQSSTAVSAVPVFSINDKFTLCQDDASYSLTLEVQTAIDNLLLQSDVPIDLLDVDKNSAVVSFSECDSEQPNGNFLLATYRCQANTTRLELKVRSIEGQYGTLQAYITPRLQPKTCQVRQYQIKPLSLHQRTHSIDQDRPMNRLSLVGQFSFAEIHSWVVFCLPEVPEKTPAGESITFHFQNTFLGTQLEANYCKGEGHFRSDNISTISILSDVLSKEATKRKINLNISYDINDDSVSHTLNMIHPKLEYQLLLARKVQLIDALKELQVHEGNADFLIPEYRNILDESVNLLEEYKKQPAHLERLYGMITDLFIDKFKFKGQNVKTKVSSLLEILDNYDLNSLLDFFSEA encoded by the exons ATGAGGCTGCTGCCAGCATTGGGAAAAAAAGCCACTCAAAAG GTTGCTATTGCTGATCACGATGGTATCTTGACATGTTTTGGGATGAAGAAGGGAGAAGCAGTG CCTGTGTTTAAAACGCTCCCCGGGcagaaaatatccagaataGACCTCGGAGGAGCTGCGGGGACGCCGCAGGAGAAGATCTTTGTTTGTTCTGGTTCTCAGGTCCGAGGATTCACCAAGAAAGGAAAACAGTTCCTCACCTTTGATGCCAACCTCACTGAGACCATTAATGCCAT GCACGTCTCAGGCGCTGACCTCTTTGTTTGTGCAAGTTACATCTACAACCACTACTGTGACTGCAAGGACCAGGACTACTATCTGTCTGGAGACAAAATCAATGATATCACGTGTTTGTCATCAGAGAACCTGACTCGCCTCATTCCGGTCCTCGCATGCCAAGATCGGGTTCTCCGAGTCTTGCAG GGATCTGAGCTTGCATATGACATTGAAGTCCCCGGTCCTCCGTCCGTCTTAGAAATGTACAACAAAGACGGAG GAGAGGAAGTTCTCTTTGGAACTACAGATGGTAAAATTGGTTTGGTCCAGATCGGTGAGCACTCAGCTTCAACCAAATGGGAGATCgacaatgacaaaaagaaaggaG GAATTCTTTGCATTGATACTTACgacattattggagatggagtGAATGACATTCTGGTGGGCAGAGATGACGGGACAGTAGAAGTTTACGGTTTCGACAGCTCCAGTGAACCCACTTTACGCTTTGATCAT GTTCTATCAGAGAGCGTGACTTCCATCCAGGGTGGCTGCGTGGGGAAGGAGTCTTATGATGAGGTCTTGACTGCCACATACACAG GATGGGTCACAGGTTTAACCACTGAGCCCCAGAAGACCGAGGCCGGCCCTGGAGACGAGGTCAGGATGAGTAAGGAGACTCAGTCCAAAGTAGAAGCACTCAG GGCCGAGCTGGACCAGCTGCAGGTCAAAGTCCTGCAGGGACGAGAGCTATACCAGCAGACGTCTCAGTCGAGCACGGCCGTCTCCGCTGTGCCCGTCTTTAGCATTAATGACAAGTTCACCCTCTGCCAGGACGACGCCAGCTACAGCCTCACTCTGGAGGTTCAGACCGCCATCGACAATCTGCTGCTCCAG AGCGACGTCCCCATTGACCTGCTGGATGTGGATAAAAACTCAGCTGTTGTGAGTTTCAGTGAATGTGACTCTGAG CAGCCCAACGGGAACTTCCTCCTGGCCACGTACAGATGTCAGGCGAACACAACCAGACTTGAGCTCAAG GTGAGGTCCATTGAGGGGCAATATGGAACCCTGCAGGCCTACATTACCCCAAGATTGCAACCCAAGACCTGCCAGGTCCGCCAGTACCAGATCAAACCTCTGTCCCTCCACCAGCGCACACACAGCATAGACCAAGACAG GCCCATGAACAGGCTCAGTCTGGTGGGACAGTTCAGTTTTGCTGAGATCCACTCCTGGGTGGTCTTCTGTTTGCCAGAGGTCCCTGAGAAAACACCAGCAGGAGAGAGCATCACTTTTCATTTCCAGAACACTTTCCTCGGCACACAGCTTGAAGCCAATTACTG CAAAGGAGAGGGTCACTTCAGGTCAGACAACATCTCCACCATCTCCATACTAAGTGATGTCCTCTCTAAAGAAGCCACCAAGAGGAAAATCAACCTCAACATTTCATACG ATATCAACGATGACTCTGTGAGTCACACACTCAACATGATCCATCCAAAGCTGGAGTACCAGTTGTTGCTGGCTAGAAAGGTTCAGCTAATTGATGCTCTTAAA GAGCTTCAGGTTCACGAGGGGAACGCCGACTTCCTTATCCCAGAGTATCGCAACATCTTAGACGAGTCCGTGAATCTCCTCGAGGAGTACAAGAAGCAGCCGGCACACCTCGAGAGGCTTTATG GAATGATCACAGACCTCTTCATTGACAAGTTCAAATTCAAAGGGCAGAATGTGAAAACCAAAGTCTCCTCATTACTGGAGATACTCGATAATTATGACCTGAATTCTCTGTTAGACTTTTTCAGTGAGGCATGA
- the ccna2 gene encoding cyclin-A2, producing MSAANRGAAAAAGGGAAASEHHNQENMLSRLRGSLKNRAANDNQENLPPKQASTRTVLGALQNNQRSKAQNQRGSKQESSQPLSCKNEDFSKSCQEKPSAKQPSFQIHLDEPDGACVKKSQQVVKAKVVAEDSPLTIDNAVARLRQPLANIDIPSAMDVSFDSPMDMSVVEGEEKSSNVNEVHEYAAEIHTYLREIEIKSRPKAGYMKKQPDITNSMRAILVDWLVEVGEEYKLQNETLYLAVNYIDRFLSSMSVLRGKLQLVGTAAMLLASKFEEIYPPEVAEFVYITDDTYTKKQVLRMEHLVLKVLSFDLAAPTINQFLTQYFQHQSVSKQVESMAMYFGELSLIDSDPFLKYLPSQTAAAAYTLANHTLTGGSWPKSLTEMSGYSLEDLMPCVEDLHRTYVAAAQHAQQSVQEKYKTSKYLSVSGIDAPAKLQLN from the exons ATGTCAGCGGCCAACAGGGGAGCAGCTGCCGCGGCAGGCGGCGGCGCGGCGGCTAGCGAGCATCACAACCAGGAGAACATGCTGTCAAGACTCAGGGGCTCGCTGAAGAACCGGGCGGCGAACGACAACCAGGAGAACCTGCCCCCGAAGCAGGCGTCCACCAGAACCGTCCTGGGAGCCCTGCAGAACAACCAGCGGAGCAAAGCCCAGAACCAGCGCGGCTCCAAGCAG GAGTCATCGCAGCCATTGTCTTgtaaaaatgaagatttcagCAAAAGCTGTCAGGAGAAGCCCTCTGCCAAGCAGCCGTCATTCCAGATCCACCTTGATGAGCCTGATGGCGCCTGCGTCAAAAAGTCACAGCAGGTGGTCAAAGCCAAGGTCGTCGCAGAAGACTCTCCACTCACCATCGACAATGCTGTGGCACGGCTCCGACAGCCCCTCGCCAACATTGACATTCCATCGGCGATGGATGTCAGCTTTG ACTCTCCCATGGACATGTCTGTGgttgagggggaggagaagtCTTCCAATGTAAATGAGGTCCATGAATATGCTGCTGAAATCCACACGTACCTGAGGGAGATTGAG ATCAAATCCAGGCCTAAAGCCGGCTACATGAAAAAGCAGCCAGACATCACAAACAGCATGAGGGCCATCCTGGTCGACTGGCTGGTGGAGGTCGGAGAAGAGTACAAGCTACAGAACGAGACGCTGTATCTGGCCGTTAACTACATCGATCGCTTCCTGTCTTCGATGTCTGTCCTGAGGGGGAAGCTTCAGCTCGTCGGCACAGCTGCTATGCTGCTCGCATC GAAATTTGAGGAGATCTACCCCCCTGAGGTGGCCGAGTTCGTTTACATCACAGATGACACCTACACCAAGAAGCAAGTGTTAAGAATGGAGCATCTGGTGCTTAAAGTGCTCTCCTTTGATCTGGCAGCACCAACAATCAACCAGTTTCTCACCCAGTACTTCCAGCACCAGTCTGTTAGCAAACAGGTGGAGAGCATGGCAATG TACTTCGGAGAGCTCAGCCTGATTGACTCAGATCCCTTCTTAAAGTACTTGCCATCACAGACGGCTGCTGCAGCCTACACCCTGGCTAACCACACACTGACTGGCGGCTCATGG CCCAAGTCTTTGACTGAGATGTCCGGCTACTCCCTGGAAGATCTGATGCCCTGTGTCGAGGATCTGCACCGGACGTACGTCGCTGCTGCTCAGCATGCCCAGCAGTCTGTCCAGGAGAAGTACAAGACCTCAAA gtacCTAAGTGTTTCTGGCATCGACGCTCCAGCGAAACTGCAGCTGAACTGA